From the genome of Silene latifolia isolate original U9 population unplaced genomic scaffold, ASM4854445v1 scaffold_490, whole genome shotgun sequence, one region includes:
- the LOC141639635 gene encoding tetraspanin-18-like has protein sequence MRTNCCHQFFAFNLKFLNFFQFFVGISTVIYSAYLLNQWQTDAPIVPSPPPPLPAPPPSYPVPSYADLRLFEDGKRIGRFDGVGIVSGLDSDMGSGLFSQFYSTELPTPWFIYFLMVVGLLLCFMSCIGHIAAEAINGCCLCFYILLELIVILLEAALVAFIGIDRKWEKDLPFDQTGELDNLKSFIEKYADICKWLGITLLSLQALSLLLSLVLRAMISTRANTDVENDYVASEDRIREPLLNSQPNQSALPAKSDNRGTLSDFFATRMRQKYGLKDESSGRQSPSASSSPRA, from the exons ATGAGAACCAATTGTTGCCATCAATTCTTCGCATTCAatcttaaatttctcaactttttCCAATTTTTTGTGGGAATTTCGACGGTGATTTACTCTGCTTATTTGCTAAATCAATGGCAAACCGATGCCCCAATTGTTCCGTCACCGCCGCCGCCACTGCCGGCACCTCCTCCTAGTTATCCTGTACCCAGTTACGCTGATTTGAGATTGTTTGAAGATGGTAAACGTATTGGTCGTTTTGATGGTGTTGGGATTGTTTCGGGATTGGATTCGGATATGGGTTCGGGTTTATTCTCTCAATTTTATTCAACTGAGCTCCCCACTCCATG GTTCATATACTTTCTAATGGTGGTTGGTCTTTTGTTATGCTTTATGTCTTGCATTGGGCATATTGCAGCTGAAGCAATTAATGGCTGCTGCCTCTGCTTT tacattcttcttgaacttATTGTTATTCTACTAGAAGCAGCTTTGGTGGCATTTATCGGTATTGATCGAAAGTGGGAAAAG GATCTTCCATTCGATCAAACAGGGGAGCTCGATAACCTTAAATCTTTCATTGAAAAGTATGCTGATATATGCAAATGGCTTGGGATAACTTTGCTTAGTCTCCAG GCATTGTCACTCCTACTTTCTTTGGTCCTTCGAGCCATGATCTCTACTCGAGCAAACACTGATGTTGAGAATGACTACGTGGCTAGTGAGGATAGGATTAGAGAACCACTGCTCAATTCACAGCCAAATCAATCAGCACTGCCAGCGAAGAGTGACAACAGGGGAACTCTCTCTGACTTCTTTGCTACACGCATGAGGCAGAAG TATGGGCTAAAAGATGAATCATCGGGACGCCAAAGTCCGAGTGCATCATCAAGTCCAAGAGCCTAG